A single genomic interval of Alligator mississippiensis isolate rAllMis1 chromosome 15, rAllMis1, whole genome shotgun sequence harbors:
- the LOC102563854 gene encoding keratin, type II cytoskeletal 4, with the protein MSRQCFSSRGFSSSSAVCGFGRGNGSSASVGWSPGRGYGGFSSRSVCDLGRTARISFGGGYPSRGYPSGVYGGFGIGRCGAYGGGAAYGGHMGLGNPVCFAGVGSHGGFGGHRGAFAGFGGPCRSEGIRGVNIHPELLKPLAVGLDPAECQVRTHEKEQIKNLNNKFACFIDKVRLLEQQNKVLTTKWDLLQQCLVPGTRRNLEPLYESFICNLKKQLECLLCDRDKLMCEEKAANHLVDEFKCKYEEQINRRTAAENEFVVLKKDVDCLHMTKEELEIRVALLRQQLEFLTCIFAEERAQMDCQLCDTSVIVEMDNNRGLDMDSIIKSVKCCYEEIAHKSKAEVEAFYQTRLEELHTNRGKYCDDLRISQCEIADLKRGIQKLQGELDGVKKQIGCLETAICDAEHHGECSLKDAREKHNSLQTALQQAKDKLASLLRDYQELLNVKLALDIEIATYRSLLEGEESRICTGTPACISVVSGGCTIGDNLAVGVGRGGAARGGVGSGGGVGSMAGGGGFSSRSGECITRMGGRFGPRIAVASFGKGGPVPCEGVFMGAGGMGSMGNVVHDGVEHFGPGGLGGMGGGACNAGMRASSTMHVMSSGTMPR; encoded by the exons ATGAGTCGACAGTGCTTCTCCTCTAGgggcttctcttcctcttctgctgTGTGTGGCTTTGGCCGGGGTAATGGCAGCTCAGCCTCCGTTGGCTGGTCCCCTGGAAGGGGATAtggtggcttcagcagcagaAGTGTCTGTGACCTTGGCAGAACAGCAAGAATATCTTTTGGTGGAGGCTACCCAAGTAGGGGCTACCCAAGTGGGGTCTATGGAGGCTTTGGCATTGGACGTTGTGGTGCCTATGGTGGTGGTGCAGCCTATGGTGGCCATATGGGTCTTGGCAATCCTGTATGTTTTGCCGGCGTTGGAAGTCATGGAGGCTTTGGAGGTCACAGAGGAGCATTTGCAGGGTTTGGAGGTCCCTGCAGAAGTGAAGGTATCCGAGGTGTCAACATCCACCCAGAGCTGCTAAAGCCACTTGCTGTGGGGCTCGACCCAGCTGAATGTCAAGTGCGAACGCACGAGAAGGAGCAGATAAAGAACCTCAATAACAAGTTTGCCTGCTTCATTGATAAG GTCCGACTGCTTGAGCAGCAGAATAAGGTGCTGACGACCAAGTGGGACCTCTTGCAGCAGTGCCTCGTACCGGGGACGAGGAGAAACCTGGAGCCTCTTTATGAGAGTTTTATCTGCAACCTGAAGAAGCAGCTGGAGTGTTTGTTATGTGACAGGGACAAACTGATGTGCGAAGAGAAAGCAGCAAATCACCTTGTGGATGAGTTCAAGTGCAA GTATGAGGAGCAAATCAATAGGCGCACAGCTGCAGAGAACGAGTTTGTGGTGCTCAAGAAG GATGTGGACTGCCTGCACATGACTAAGGAAGAGCTGGAGATTAGGGTGGCACTcttgaggcagcagctggaattcCTGACCTGCATATTTGCTGAG GAGCGAGCTCAGATGGATTGCCAGCTCTGCGACACCTCTGTCATTGTGGAAATGGATAACAATCGAGGCCTGGACATGGACAGCATCATCAAGAGCGTTAAGTGCTGCTATGAGGAGATTGCTCACAAGAGCAAAGCAGAAGTGGAGGCTTTCTATCAAACCAGA CTAGAAGAGCTTCACACCAACAGGGGCAAATACTGCGATGACCTGAGGATCAGCCAATGTGAGATTGCAGACCTGAAGAGGGGAATCCAGAAACTGCAGGGCGAGCTTGATGGTGTGAAGAAGCAG ATCGGATGCCTAGAAACAGCCATTTGTGACGCTGAGCACCATGGGGAATGTAGCCTCAAAGATGCCCGGGAGAAGCACAACAGCCTGCAGACTGCATTGCAGCAGGCCAAGGATAAATTGGCCAGCTTGCTGCGGGACTACCAGGAGCTGCTGAATGTCAAGCTGGCCTTGGATATTGAGATTGCAACATACAGGTCACTACtggagggagaagaaagcag GATATGTACAGGGACTCCTGCATGCATAT CTGTGGTCAGCGGCGGCTGCACCATCGGCGACAACCTTGCCGTAGGTGTTGGCAGAGGTGGAGCTGCCAGAGGAGGAGTCGGCTCTGGTGGTGGCGTGGGATCTATGGCTGGCGGTGGTGGATTCAGCTCCAGAAGCGGCGAATGCATCACCCGGATGGGAGGGAGATTCGGGCCCAGAATTGCAGTCGCTAGTTTTGGAAAGGGAGGACCAGTGCCCTGCGAAGGAGTCTTCATGGGTGCTGGAGGCATGGGCTCTATGGGGAACGTGGTCCACGACGGAGTGGAACACTTTGGCCCTGGAGGGCTAGGCGGCATGGGAGGTGGGGCTTGCAATGCAGGGATGAGGGCCAGCTCGACTATGCACGTCATGTCAAGTGGAACCATGCCCCGATAA